One window of Chamaesiphon minutus PCC 6605 genomic DNA carries:
- the ahcY gene encoding adenosylhomocysteinase, whose amino-acid sequence MIATALKHEVKDLSLAPQGKQRIEWAGREMPVLRQIRDRFAAEKPLAGIRVVACCHITTETAHLAIAIKAAGADAILIASNPLSTQDDVAASLVVDYGIPVFAFRGEDEATYKRHVQTALDHHPNIIVDDGCDVVATMVQERQDQLSELIGTTEETTTGIVRLQAMFKAGVLTFPAVNVNDADTKHFFDNRYGTGQSTLDGIIRATNILLAGKTIVVAGYGWCGKGTAMRARGLGANVIVTEIDPTKAIEAVMDGFSVMTMEKAAAVGDIFITVTGNKHVIRGEHFDVMKDGAIVCNSGHFDIEIDLKALASKSTGVSTVRNFTEEYKLNNGKSVIVIGEGRLVNLAAAEGHPSAVMDMSFANQAMACEYLVKNKGELTPGIHSIPVHVDKEIARMKLEAMGIQIDSLNADQIDYANSWTSGT is encoded by the coding sequence ATGATAGCAACTGCACTGAAACACGAAGTTAAGGATTTATCGCTAGCACCCCAAGGTAAACAACGGATTGAGTGGGCAGGGCGAGAAATGCCTGTACTGCGCCAGATTCGTGACAGGTTTGCAGCCGAAAAGCCGTTGGCTGGAATTCGCGTCGTCGCTTGTTGCCACATTACTACCGAAACCGCTCACCTGGCGATCGCGATCAAAGCGGCTGGTGCCGATGCAATCCTAATTGCTAGCAACCCCCTCTCCACTCAGGATGACGTTGCAGCTAGTCTAGTTGTCGATTATGGAATTCCGGTATTTGCCTTCCGTGGTGAAGATGAAGCCACCTACAAACGCCACGTTCAAACCGCACTCGATCACCACCCCAATATCATCGTCGATGATGGTTGTGACGTAGTTGCCACCATGGTACAAGAACGCCAAGATCAACTCAGCGAACTAATTGGTACCACCGAAGAAACCACTACGGGTATCGTGCGTCTCCAAGCGATGTTCAAAGCTGGCGTCCTCACCTTCCCAGCCGTCAACGTCAATGACGCCGACACCAAGCACTTCTTCGACAACCGCTATGGTACCGGACAATCCACTCTAGATGGCATCATCCGCGCGACCAATATTTTACTCGCTGGTAAAACGATCGTCGTTGCTGGCTACGGCTGGTGCGGTAAAGGTACCGCCATGCGCGCCCGTGGACTGGGTGCAAACGTCATCGTCACAGAAATCGACCCCACTAAGGCAATCGAAGCCGTTATGGACGGTTTTAGCGTGATGACAATGGAAAAAGCAGCCGCTGTCGGCGACATCTTTATTACCGTTACTGGTAACAAGCATGTTATCCGTGGCGAACACTTCGATGTGATGAAAGATGGCGCGATCGTTTGTAACTCCGGTCACTTCGATATCGAAATCGATCTCAAAGCTCTGGCTAGCAAATCGACTGGGGTCAGCACCGTCCGCAACTTTACCGAAGAGTACAAACTCAATAATGGTAAATCGGTCATCGTCATCGGAGAAGGTCGTCTCGTCAACCTCGCCGCTGCTGAAGGACATCCCAGCGCAGTTATGGATATGAGCTTCGCCAACCAAGCGATGGCGTGCGAATATCTCGTCAAAAACAAAGGCGAACTAACTCCTGGCATTCACTCTATCCCCGTCCATGTGGATAAAGAAATCGCTCGGATGAAGCTCGAAGCTATGGGCATTCAAATCGATAGTCTCAATGCAGACCAAATCGATTATGCCAACTCTTGGACTTCGGGTACATAA
- a CDS encoding TIGR00297 family protein gives MSSILSSWLEISTANPWLVAIALNSILLVVAIAIPKKLLTPAGLINAWGLGVVIWGTLGWRGYAVVMFYFLVGSAVTRIGMAQKEAEGIAEKRGGARGPENVWGSAFTATICALGVGAIGLGWLDRSWESLLLLGYVASFSTKLADTTASEVGKAYGKSTFLITTLQPVPRGTEGAVSLEGTLAGIVGGVTICLVAYSLGLITLGGAIICTIASFIATNLESVIGATLQSKLDWLTNELVNVINTIIGAVVAMAIAMWWR, from the coding sequence ATGTCGAGCATATTATCAAGCTGGTTAGAGATTAGTACGGCTAATCCGTGGCTAGTGGCGATCGCGTTAAATTCAATTTTACTAGTTGTTGCGATCGCGATTCCCAAGAAACTGTTAACGCCAGCCGGATTAATTAATGCTTGGGGATTGGGGGTAGTCATCTGGGGGACTTTGGGATGGCGCGGCTATGCTGTGGTGATGTTTTACTTTCTGGTGGGTTCGGCGGTAACGCGGATCGGGATGGCACAAAAAGAAGCTGAAGGTATCGCCGAGAAACGCGGTGGTGCCAGAGGGCCAGAAAATGTCTGGGGTTCGGCTTTTACTGCTACGATCTGTGCGTTGGGAGTCGGAGCGATTGGGCTGGGTTGGCTCGATCGAAGCTGGGAATCTTTATTATTATTGGGTTATGTTGCCAGCTTTAGCACCAAGTTGGCAGATACCACCGCTAGCGAAGTGGGTAAGGCATATGGCAAAAGCACGTTTTTGATTACTACCTTGCAACCCGTGCCAAGAGGGACTGAGGGTGCGGTAAGTTTGGAAGGTACGCTGGCGGGAATTGTGGGCGGAGTAACGATCTGTTTGGTGGCTTATAGTTTGGGGCTAATTACACTCGGCGGCGCGATTATTTGTACGATCGCATCGTTTATCGCAACCAATCTCGAAAGTGTCATCGGTGCAACTTTGCAATCCAAACTTGACTGGCTCACCAACGAACTAGTCAATGTTATCAATACCATTATTGGTGCTGTAGTGGCGATGGCGATCGCTATGTGGTGGCGTTGA
- a CDS encoding DUF3352 domain-containing protein, with the protein MPNKMPNRQPKPKSKSNTVAPKYKQRRRIVVGAGVAAILAVGAIGVGKFWLGNSGKLDTSNGVSLLPQDTLLSVSISTDLERWQQFSEFGIPTSRGVFEQQLAKFQTDFLTPYGYDYRRDIQPWVGKQITLGYLDNPAANTNKSQNGIIPNRQTIAILPIADRSAAQKSVEQHQTPIDANLIESNYKGVAIREFKRKAGTMAVSIVDNFVAIATDRASLQRVIDTQQGGKSLLAVPGYTKALSAIEISRPFAQVYVNIPVATAVAAANSPETLAADKLAQAQIQQGIAANATLETEGIAWKGISWLKPNTKQKLVVENQGRDFAANLPTDTLVMVSGGNLQRLWQDYVRSTDTNNPLAPVKPADVVKNLDSITGLDLESEILNWSKGAFGVAIVPKPAKIDTEIGAGLVLMQQASDRSVAEKAFAKLDNTMGQKQAFKIAKAKINGQDVINWTSPLNGIAATHGWLDGNLAFITLGAPVAGSIVPQPQQRLSENALFQQSTRWRNLSIGESSLSPHNGQFFIDIDRTINAGNLPLPYLSPEVKAGFQAMRSLGVTSAILDESSNRFDLFVALKKVPGTAKLPAPPKVIKPSPKPSQSPSAAPKPASPSN; encoded by the coding sequence ATGCCCAATAAAATGCCCAATCGACAGCCTAAACCAAAGTCTAAGTCAAACACTGTGGCACCTAAATACAAGCAACGCCGACGGATAGTTGTGGGAGCTGGGGTGGCGGCAATTCTGGCTGTAGGGGCGATCGGGGTGGGGAAATTTTGGCTGGGGAACTCTGGTAAACTAGATACTAGTAATGGTGTAAGTTTACTACCGCAAGATACACTTTTATCTGTCTCTATTTCGACCGATCTAGAGCGGTGGCAACAGTTTTCCGAGTTTGGAATTCCGACGAGTCGTGGTGTTTTCGAGCAGCAGCTAGCCAAATTTCAGACCGATTTTTTAACTCCTTACGGTTATGATTATCGTCGCGATATCCAGCCTTGGGTGGGCAAACAAATCACTCTCGGTTATTTAGATAATCCGGCTGCTAATACCAATAAATCCCAGAACGGCATCATTCCCAATCGCCAAACGATCGCCATCTTACCGATCGCCGATCGCAGTGCCGCCCAAAAGTCCGTAGAACAGCATCAAACGCCGATTGATGCCAATTTAATTGAAAGTAATTATAAAGGCGTTGCCATTAGAGAATTCAAGCGCAAAGCGGGCACGATGGCAGTCTCGATCGTCGATAATTTTGTGGCGATCGCGACCGATCGGGCTAGTCTCCAACGCGTCATCGATACCCAGCAAGGTGGTAAATCCTTACTGGCGGTACCAGGATATACCAAAGCACTCAGCGCGATCGAGATCTCGCGCCCCTTCGCGCAGGTATATGTGAATATTCCCGTAGCTACGGCTGTGGCGGCGGCTAATTCGCCCGAAACCCTGGCTGCGGATAAATTAGCCCAAGCGCAAATCCAGCAAGGTATCGCAGCTAATGCCACTTTGGAAACGGAAGGCATTGCCTGGAAAGGGATTTCGTGGCTAAAACCCAATACTAAGCAAAAGCTGGTAGTCGAAAATCAAGGTCGAGATTTTGCAGCTAATCTCCCCACCGATACCCTCGTAATGGTTTCTGGTGGCAATTTGCAGCGGTTGTGGCAAGACTACGTGCGTAGCACCGATACCAATAATCCGCTCGCACCCGTCAAACCTGCCGATGTGGTAAAAAATCTCGACAGCATTACGGGACTAGATTTAGAATCGGAGATCCTCAACTGGAGTAAAGGCGCATTTGGGGTCGCGATCGTGCCCAAACCAGCTAAAATCGATACCGAGATCGGGGCGGGTTTAGTATTAATGCAACAAGCTAGCGATCGATCTGTGGCCGAAAAAGCTTTTGCCAAACTAGATAATACGATGGGACAAAAGCAGGCATTTAAGATTGCCAAAGCCAAAATAAATGGGCAAGATGTTATTAATTGGACATCGCCGCTTAACGGGATTGCCGCTACTCATGGCTGGCTCGATGGCAATCTAGCCTTCATCACTTTGGGCGCGCCCGTAGCAGGATCGATCGTCCCTCAACCCCAGCAGCGGCTTTCTGAGAATGCTCTATTTCAACAATCGACTCGTTGGCGAAACCTCTCCATTGGAGAATCGAGTTTATCCCCGCACAACGGTCAATTTTTTATCGATATCGATCGCACGATTAATGCTGGCAATCTACCCTTACCCTATTTATCTCCAGAAGTTAAAGCTGGTTTTCAAGCAATGCGGAGTTTGGGGGTAACTAGTGCAATTTTAGATGAATCTAGCAACCGTTTCGATCTATTTGTCGCGCTTAAAAAAGTACCTGGTACCGCTAAACTTCCTGCGCCTCCAAAAGTAATTAAACCCTCGCCAAAGCCGAGTCAATCTCCTAGTGCTGCACCTAAACCTGCTTCACCTTCTAATTAG
- a CDS encoding PEP-CTERM sorting domain-containing protein (PEP-CTERM proteins occur, often in large numbers, in the proteomes of bacteria that also encode an exosortase, a predicted intramembrane cysteine proteinase. The presence of a PEP-CTERM domain at a protein's C-terminus predicts cleavage within the sorting domain, followed by covalent anchoring to some some component of the (usually Gram-negative) cell surface. Many PEP-CTERM proteins exhibit an unusual sequence composition that includes large numbers of potential glycosylation sites. Expression of one such protein has been shown restore the ability of a bacterium to form floc, a type of biofilm.) — translation MNKFSTSLTYAAVASTISLGAFGVTPAHAVGFSGAYDPANFTLSNTIGSTGSVDTASAPGSITLFGSDSGSSVPGSTDYTIAAAASGTFSFNWAYDTIDEPEFDPFSVLINGVATQLSDNTGTPFQSSLFSTSVNLGDTIGWRINTTDNNFGAAQVTISNFSAPEVTATEVPEPFTIIGTCIGGAAALRMRKKLTSKS, via the coding sequence ATGAATAAATTCTCAACGTCGCTAACATATGCCGCTGTTGCTAGCACCATCAGCCTTGGAGCATTTGGTGTCACCCCTGCCCATGCAGTGGGCTTTTCTGGAGCTTATGACCCTGCGAATTTTACATTGTCAAACACTATTGGTAGTACTGGCTCAGTAGATACGGCATCTGCGCCAGGTTCGATTACCCTGTTTGGTAGCGATAGTGGTAGCAGTGTCCCAGGAAGTACAGATTATACGATTGCGGCTGCGGCAAGTGGTACGTTCAGCTTTAATTGGGCGTACGATACAATAGACGAGCCGGAATTTGACCCTTTTTCCGTGCTAATCAATGGCGTTGCTACACAACTGAGTGATAATACTGGTACACCATTCCAAAGTAGTTTGTTTTCGACTAGCGTAAATCTTGGAGATACCATCGGTTGGCGCATTAATACTACTGATAATAATTTTGGAGCAGCACAAGTCACGATCTCTAACTTTTCTGCGCCCGAAGTGACAGCTACTGAGGTTCCCGAACCGTTTACCATTATTGGTACTTGTATCGGTGGTGCCGCAGCACTGCGGATGAGAAAAAAACTTACGTCCAAATCATAA